In Cucurbita pepo subsp. pepo cultivar mu-cu-16 chromosome LG04, ASM280686v2, whole genome shotgun sequence, the following are encoded in one genomic region:
- the LOC111793175 gene encoding probable prolyl 4-hydroxylase 7, producing MDSRFFLAFSLCFLCSFPLFARSANRLPKLLLDDTKTEDSVIRMKMDGSSIKIDPTRVVQLSSQPRAFLYKGFLSAEECQHLIDLAKDYLEQSLVVDDITGASRSSTDRTSTGMFLYKAQDDIVAGIEAKIAAWTFLPVDNGEPIQILRYENGQQYVPHFDFFQDPVNVAAGGHRIATVLMYLSNVERGGETVFPDSPAKVFEEENKDLSDCSTTGYGVKPKKGDALLFFSLHPNVTTDPTSYHGSCPVIEGEKWSATKWIHMLPVDEIWRNPDCVDENEHCSAWAKAGECEKNPGYMVGSSLGSKEDLGYCRLSCKACSPPS from the exons ATGGATTCTCGAttttttcttgcattttctctttgtttcctCTGTTCATTCCCTCTATTTGCTCGCTCCGCCAATCGATTGCCGAAATTACTCTTGGACGACACGAAAAC GGAAGATTCTGTTATTAGGATGAAAATGGACGGTTCCTCCATTAAAATCGATCCCACTCGCGTCGTTCAGCTTTCATCGCAACCTAG GGCTTTCTTATACAAGGGATTTTTGTCTGCAGAGGAGTGCCAGCATCTTATCGATTTG GCGAAGGATTACTTAGAGCAATCATTGGTGGTCGATGACATTACGGGTGCAAGTCGTTCGAGTACTGACCGGACGAGTACCGGCATGTTTCTTTACAAGGCTCAG GATGACATAGTTGCTGGCATTGAGGCCAAGATTGCTGCGTGGACGTTCCTTCCCGTCG ATAATGGGGAGCCTATACAAATACTAAGGTATGAAAATGGTCAGCAATATGTAccacattttgatttttttcaagatCCAGTCAATGTAGCTGCTGGTGGTCATCGGATAGCCACAGTCTTGATGTATTTGTCCAATGTTGAAAGGGGTGGAGAAACTGTCTTTCCCGATTCTCCG GCTAAAGTATTCGAGGAGGAGAACAAGGATTTGTCCGATTGCTCTACGACCGGTTATGGAG TTAAGCCAAAGAAGGGCGACGCTCTACTATTCTTCAGTCTCCATCCAAACGTGACGACAGACCCGACGAGCTATCACGGGAGCTGCCCAGTGATAGAGGGGGAGAAGTGGTCTGCAACAAAATGGATTCACATGCTACCAGTAGATGAGATTTGGAGGAATCCAGATTGTGTGGATGAGAATGAGCACTGTAGTGCATGGGCCAAAGCAGGTGAATGTGAAAAGAACCCTGGTTATATGGTGGGTTCTTCCTTGGGTTCTAAGGAAGATCTTGGATATTGTAGGCTTAGTTGCAAAGCCTGCTCTCCTCCCTCGTAA
- the LOC111794032 gene encoding type IV inositol polyphosphate 5-phosphatase 7-like isoform X1 — protein MERESHESKSSRFRKYWFTPAKHQRADPCCPNNEISDGDDYESETFLKDVLSQSVDMGSCKLTNELRIFVGTWNVAGRSPVGSLAVDLDDWLNLKDAADIYVLGFQEIVPLKTRTVVGAEDKSKATNWNLLIGKILNDKYGCPWLTPMMMNTVTGDEDYTRNPKKPISFAGDQTPIKFPARIPANQLFGGSRYVLLASKKMVGVFTSVWIRRDLLRKYYISNVKVCSVACGIMGYLGNKGSVSVSMSIEGTSFCFVAAHLASGEKRGDERRRNHQVSEIFRRTFFARTPKDDGYPNPNPPLTILGHNQIFWFGDLNYRLYLEDNFARQLIKKQDWKALQGFDQLRKEQEAGGVFQGWREGNIEFAPTYKYSSSNCNRYSGGPLRRTGEKQRTPAWCDRILWYGKGVRQLSYFRSESKFSDHRPVSAQFLAQIELLESTNPRVIALSKFLPSIPLSKQMVKGETNVEAKSTLAALMVKDREESSL, from the exons ATGGAGAGGGAGAGCCATGAGTCCAAATCCAGTAGGTTCCGCAAGTACTGGTTCACTCCTGCAAAACACCAGAGAGCTGACCCATGTTGTCCTAACAATGAAATTTCAG ATGGAGATGATTATGAAAGTGAAACCTTTCTGAAGGATGTCCTCTCTCAGTCGGTCGATATGGGTTCATGCAAATTAACCAATGAATTAAG AATCTTTGTGGGTACTTGGAATGTAGCCGGAAGATCACCGGTCGGAAGCTTAGCCGTCGATTTAGACGATTGGCTCAACCTCAAAGATGCAGCAGATATATACGTTCTCGG ATTTCAAGAGATTGTACCATTGAAAACAAGGACAGTGGTCGGAGCAGAGGACAAATCCAAAGCAACGAACTGGAATTTACTGATCGGAAAAATTCTAAACGACAAATACGGATGTCCATGGCTGACGCCAATGATGATGAACACAGTCACCGGCGACGAGGACTACACAAGAAACCCCAAAAAACCGATAAGTTTCGCCGGAGATCAAACGCCGATCAAATTCCCAGCGAGAATTCCGGCGAACCAGCTTTTCGGCGGGAGCAGATATGTTTTGTTGGCAAGCAAGAAGATGGTGGGAGTGTTTACAAGCGTATGGATAAGGAGAGATTTGCTGAGGAAATATTACATTTCGAATGTCAAAGTTTGTTCAGTGGCCTGTGGAATAATGGGTTATTTGGGTAATAAAGGGTCAGTTTCAGTGAGTATGTCAATTGAAGGGACAAGTTTTTGCTTTGTGGCGGCACATTTGGCTTCCGGAGAGAAAAGGGGGGACGAGCGGCGGAGGAACCACCAGGTGTCGGAGATATTCCGGCGGACTTTTTTTGCCAGGACGCCTAAAGATGATGGgtatccaaatccaaatcctcCTCTCACCATCTTAGGACATAA TCAAATATTTTGGTTTGGGGATCTGAACTATAGGCTGTATTTAGAGGACAATTTTGCGAGGCAACTGATAAAGAAGCAAGACTGGAAAGCATTGCAAGGGTTTGATCAGCTACggaaagaacaagaagctGGTGGAGTGTTTCAGGGCTGGAGAGAAGGAAACATAGAGTTTGCACCTACTTACAAGTATTCTTCATCTAATTGCAATCGCTATTCAGGTGGTCCTCTAAGAAGAACAGGAGAGAAGCAAAGAACTCCAGCATG GTGTGACAGAATTCTATGGTATGGAAAAGGAGTGAGGCAACTCTCCTATTTCAGAAGTGAGAGTAAGTTTTCTGATCACAGGCCAGTCTCTGCCCAATTTTTAGCACAGATTGAGCTGCTGGAATCTACAAATCCAAGAGTTATTGCCCTCAGCAAGTTTCTTCCCTCCATACCGCTTTCCAAACAGATG GTGAAGGGGGAAACTAATGTAGAAGCAAAATCTACCTTGGCAGCATTGATGGTAAAGGATAGAGAAGAATCATCACTATGA
- the LOC111794033 gene encoding uncharacterized protein LOC111794033 isoform X1 — translation MSKERAKKPTFLTLTENQKLFLSLINEYAAEKMQGEKSVVVLRKRMEELRSELEAANAELENVKQTKETTEQELKGCEVDLSLNETSIKTLETRISVLQGEIASVGSELDSLKCEGGAARNQFLDHMSELDEKIRKFQYQLDIKKTGIVPDGDATEESHELAGDDTKTSESVEDRLIKVITQITNEDDAYLLEEQMKNQNRQMSINLEKRKAAMAMMQKGTAKLGDLTSSGSEGSYNRLSETLLNSCICPQCFHDNSEAWDNIPQE, via the exons ATGAGTAAAGAGCGAGCCAAGAAACCAACCTTCTTGACGCTAACTGAGAATCAAAAGCTTTTTCTCTCGCTAATTAACGAATACGCGGCCGAAAAAATGCAAGGAG AGAAAAGCGTCGTTGTTTTGAGGAAGAGAATGGAAGAACTTCGATCTGAGCTTGAAGCGGCCAATGCTGAACTTGAAAACGTCAAGCAAACCAAAGAAACCACTGAACAGGAGCTTAAAGGCTGTGAAGTCGATTTGTCTCTGAATGAAACTTCAATTAAGACTCTCGag ACGAGGATTTCTGTGCTACAAGGTGAAATTGCATCTGTTGGGTCTGAGTTAGACTCTCTTAAG TGTGAAGGAGGAGCCGCAAG GAACCAGTTTCTCGATCACATGTCAGAGCTTGATGAAAAAATCAG GAAATTTCAATATCAACTGGACATAAAGAAAACTGGTATAGTTCCTGATGGAGACGCTACAG AAGAATCCCATGAACTGGCGGGAGATGATACGAAAACTTCTGAGTCTGTTGAGGACAGGCTTATCAAAGTAATAACTCAAATCACCAATGAAGACGATGCCTACCTATTAgaagaacaaatgaaaaatcag AATCGGCAAATGTCGATTAATCTAGAGAAAAGGAAGGCTGCGATGGCGATGATGCAGAAAGGAACAGCAAAATTGGGAGATTTGACTAG TTCTGGATCGGAAGGGTCATATAATCGTCTCAGCGAGACATTGCTGAATAGTTGTATATGCCCTCAATGTTTCCATGACAATTCGGAGGCCTGGGACAACATTCCTCAG GAGTGA
- the LOC111794033 gene encoding uncharacterized protein LOC111794033 isoform X2, producing the protein MSKERAKKPTFLTLTENQKLFLSLINEYAAEKMQGEKSVVVLRKRMEELRSELEAANAELENVKQTKETTEQELKGCEVDLSLNETSIKTLETRISVLQGEIASVGSELDSLKCEGGAARNQFLDHMSELDEKIRKFQYQLDIKKTGIVPDGDATEESHELAGDDTKTSESVEDRLIKVITQITNEDDAYLLEEQMKNQNRQMSINLEKRKAAMAMMQKGTAKLGDLTSSGSEGSYNRLSETLLNSCICPQCFHDNSEAWDNIPQ; encoded by the exons ATGAGTAAAGAGCGAGCCAAGAAACCAACCTTCTTGACGCTAACTGAGAATCAAAAGCTTTTTCTCTCGCTAATTAACGAATACGCGGCCGAAAAAATGCAAGGAG AGAAAAGCGTCGTTGTTTTGAGGAAGAGAATGGAAGAACTTCGATCTGAGCTTGAAGCGGCCAATGCTGAACTTGAAAACGTCAAGCAAACCAAAGAAACCACTGAACAGGAGCTTAAAGGCTGTGAAGTCGATTTGTCTCTGAATGAAACTTCAATTAAGACTCTCGag ACGAGGATTTCTGTGCTACAAGGTGAAATTGCATCTGTTGGGTCTGAGTTAGACTCTCTTAAG TGTGAAGGAGGAGCCGCAAG GAACCAGTTTCTCGATCACATGTCAGAGCTTGATGAAAAAATCAG GAAATTTCAATATCAACTGGACATAAAGAAAACTGGTATAGTTCCTGATGGAGACGCTACAG AAGAATCCCATGAACTGGCGGGAGATGATACGAAAACTTCTGAGTCTGTTGAGGACAGGCTTATCAAAGTAATAACTCAAATCACCAATGAAGACGATGCCTACCTATTAgaagaacaaatgaaaaatcag AATCGGCAAATGTCGATTAATCTAGAGAAAAGGAAGGCTGCGATGGCGATGATGCAGAAAGGAACAGCAAAATTGGGAGATTTGACTAG TTCTGGATCGGAAGGGTCATATAATCGTCTCAGCGAGACATTGCTGAATAGTTGTATATGCCCTCAATGTTTCCATGACAATTCGGAGGCCTGGGACAACATTCCTCAG TAA
- the LOC111794032 gene encoding type IV inositol polyphosphate 5-phosphatase 7-like isoform X2, with protein MERESHESKSSRFRKYWFTPAKHQRADPCCPNNEISDGDDYESETFLKDVLSQSVDMGSCKLTNELRIFVGTWNVAGRSPVGSLAVDLDDWLNLKDAADIYVLGFQEIVPLKTRTVVGAEDKSKATNWNLLIGKILNDKYGCPWLTPMMMNTVTGDEDYTRNPKKPISFAGDQTPIKFPARIPANQLFGGSRYVLLASKKMVGVFTSVWIRRDLLRKYYISNVKVCSVACGIMGYLGNKGSVSVSMSIEGTSFCFVAAHLASGEKRGDERRRNHQVSEIFRRTFFARTPKDDGYPNPNPPLTILGHNQIFWFGDLNYRLYLEDNFARQLIKKQDWKALQGFDQLRKEQEAGGVFQGWREGNIEFAPTYKYSSSNCNRYSGGPLRRTGEKQRTPAWCDRILWYGKGVRQLSYFRSESKFSDHRPVSAQFLAQIELLESTNPRVIALSKFLPSIPLSKQMVKGETNVEAKSTLAALMVKDREESSL; from the exons ATGGAGAGGGAGAGCCATGAGTCCAAATCCAGTAGGTTCCGCAAGTACTGGTTCACTCCTGCAAAACACCAGAGAGCTGACCCATGTTGTCCTAACAATGAAATTTCAG ATGGAGATGATTATGAAAGTGAAACCTTTCTGAAGGATGTCCTCTCTCAGTCGGTCGATATGGGTTCATGCAAATTAACCAATGAATTAAG AATCTTTGTGGGTACTTGGAATGTAGCCGGAAGATCACCGGTCGGAAGCTTAGCCGTCGATTTAGACGATTGGCTCAACCTCAAAGATGCAGCAGATATATACGTTCTCGG ATTTCAAGAGATTGTACCATTGAAAACAAGGACAGTGGTCGGAGCAGAGGACAAATCCAAAGCAACGAACTGGAATTTACTGATCGGAAAAATTCTAAACGACAAATACGGATGTCCATGGCTGACGCCAATGATGATGAACACAGTCACCGGCGACGAGGACTACACAAGAAACCCCAAAAAACCGATAAGTTTCGCCGGAGATCAAACGCCGATCAAATTCCCAGCGAGAATTCCGGCGAACCAGCTTTTCGGCGGGAGCAG ATATGTTTTGTTGGCAAGCAAGAAGATGGTGGGAGTGTTTACAAGCGTATGGATAAGGAGAGATTTGCTGAGGAAATATTACATTTCGAATGTCAAAGTTTGTTCAGTGGCCTGTGGAATAATGGGTTATTTGGGTAATAAAGGGTCAGTTTCAGTGAGTATGTCAATTGAAGGGACAAGTTTTTGCTTTGTGGCGGCACATTTGGCTTCCGGAGAGAAAAGGGGGGACGAGCGGCGGAGGAACCACCAGGTGTCGGAGATATTCCGGCGGACTTTTTTTGCCAGGACGCCTAAAGATGATGGgtatccaaatccaaatcctcCTCTCACCATCTTAGGACATAA TCAAATATTTTGGTTTGGGGATCTGAACTATAGGCTGTATTTAGAGGACAATTTTGCGAGGCAACTGATAAAGAAGCAAGACTGGAAAGCATTGCAAGGGTTTGATCAGCTACggaaagaacaagaagctGGTGGAGTGTTTCAGGGCTGGAGAGAAGGAAACATAGAGTTTGCACCTACTTACAAGTATTCTTCATCTAATTGCAATCGCTATTCAGGTGGTCCTCTAAGAAGAACAGGAGAGAAGCAAAGAACTCCAGCATG GTGTGACAGAATTCTATGGTATGGAAAAGGAGTGAGGCAACTCTCCTATTTCAGAAGTGAGAGTAAGTTTTCTGATCACAGGCCAGTCTCTGCCCAATTTTTAGCACAGATTGAGCTGCTGGAATCTACAAATCCAAGAGTTATTGCCCTCAGCAAGTTTCTTCCCTCCATACCGCTTTCCAAACAGATG GTGAAGGGGGAAACTAATGTAGAAGCAAAATCTACCTTGGCAGCATTGATGGTAAAGGATAGAGAAGAATCATCACTATGA
- the LOC111793748 gene encoding putative cyclic nucleotide-gated ion channel 8, which yields MFDCGGYKSQYIGGHKEKFVRLDELDSNLSASSESSKMKKCRFNLESLPLPFISRSNPRNASQSFRRGVQMSSDGILTLGRSLHSSVSKVIFPEDLKVSEQKIFDPQDKSLLFWNKLFVLCCILAVSIDPLFFYLPVFNHASYCLGMDTQLAVTTTTARTAVDLFYLIRMAFQFRTAYIAPSSRVFGRGELVIDPAEIAKRYLQRYFIADFLAVLPFPQVVVWRFLHRSKGSEVLATKQALLNIVFLQYIPRFVRFIPLNIELKKTAGVFAESAWAGAAYYLLLYMLASHIAGAFWYLLAVERNDACWRQACRSSGKCNINFLYCGNKHMPGYKEWKVISVGILRRKCTAIGDNLPFNYGIYTQAIASGIVQSRTFFSKFCYCLWWGLQNLSTLGQGLLTSTYPGEVIFSILIAISGLILFALLIGNMQTYLQSLTVRLEEMRIKRRDSEQWMHHRLLPPDLREKVRRYDQYKWLETRGVDEESLVQSLPKDLRRDIKRHLCLNLVRRVPLFANMDERLLDAICERLKPTLYTQNTYIVREGDPVDEMLFIIRGRLESVTTDGGRSGFFNRGVLKEGDFCGEELLTWALDPKSGANLPSSTRTVHALTEVEAFALEAEELKFVASQFRRLHSRQVQHTFRFYSQQWRTWASCFIQAAWRRYLKRKIAELRRKEEEEEDAAAAAAAYASTRLGATILASRFAANALRGHRMRNLSGRTLINLQKPAEPDFSVYKGE from the exons ATGTTCGATTGTGGTGGATACAAGTCGCAGTACATAGGTGGTCACAAGGAGAAATTCGTGAG GTTGGATGAGTTGGATTCAAATTTGTCAGCATCCTCTGAATCAAGCAAGATGAAGAAATGCCGATTCAACCTAGAAAGCCTCCCACTGCCATTCATTAGCCGATCGAATCCTCGAAACGCGTCGCAATCGTTCCGTAGGGGAGTACAGATGAGCTCTGACGGAATTCTAACCCTAGGCCGCTCGCTCCACTCTAGCGTGTCCAAAGTCATTTTCCCTGAGGACCTGAAAGTGTCAGAGCAGAAAATCTTCGATCCGCAGGACAAATCACTTCTCTTCTGGAACAAGCTATTCGTCCTGTGCTGTATCCTCGCCGTCTCCATCGATCCTCTGTTCTTCTACCTCCCTGTGTTCAACCACGCCTCTTACTGCCTCGGAATGGACACTCAGCTTGCCGTCACGACCACCACCGCCCGTACGGCCGTCGACCTGTTCTACTTGATTCGGATGGCGTTCCAGTTCCGGACGGCTTACATTGCGCCATCGTCAAGGGTGTTTGGCCGCGGCGAACTTGTGATCGATCCGGCAGAGATCGCCAAGCGGTATCTTCAGCGCTATTTCATTGCCGATTTCCTCgctgttcttccttttcctcag GTTGTGGTGTGGAGATTTCTTCACAGGTCAAAAGGTTCAGAGGTGTTGGCAACAAAACAAGCATTGTTAAACATAGTGTTTCTTCAGTACATTCCCAGATTTGTTAGGTTTATACCTTTGAACATAGAACTTAAGAAGACCGCTGGTGTTTTTGCTGAAAGCGCCTGGGCTGGTGCTGCTTACTATCTCCTCTTGTACATGCTCGCCAGTCAT ATAGCGGGAGCGTTCTGGTACTTGCTGGCAGTGGAGAGGAACGATGCATGTTGGAGACAAGCGTGCAGAAGCAGTGGGAAGTGCAACATAAACTTTCTGTACTGCGGAAACAAGCACATGCCTGGGTATAAGGAGTGGAAAGTTATTAGTGTTGGTATTCTCAGAAGGAAATGCACAGCCATTGGAGATAATTTGCCATTCAACTATGGCATTTACACGCAGGCTATTGCATCTGGCATTGTTCAGTCCAGGACTTTCTTCTCCAAGTTCTGCTACTGCTTGTGGTGGGGCTTGCAAAATTTGAG TACGCTTGGCCAGGGACTGCTCACCAGTACCTATCCAGGGGAGGTTATCTTTTCCATACTAATTGCAATTTCTGGGCTCATCCTTTTTGCACTCTTGATTGGAAACATGCAA ACGTACCTTCAATCTCTAACCGTTCGCCTTGAGGAGATGCGCATCAAAAGGCGAGACTCGGAGCAGTGGATGCACCATCGGTTGCTTCCCCCGGACTTGAGAGAAAAAGTTAGGCGCTATGATCAATACAAATGGCTTGAAACTAGAGGAGTGGATGAAGAGAGCTTGGTTCAAAGTCTTCCAAAGGACCTTAGGAGAGACATTAAACGCCATCTCTGTCTCAATTTGGTTAGAAGG GTCCCTTTGTTTGCGAACATGGACGAACGACTTCTAGACGCAATATGCGAGAGGCTAAAGCCAACACTATACACACAGAACACATACATAGTCAGAGAAGGCGACCCAGTCGACGAAATGCTGTTCATAATCCGTGGCCGCCTCGAGAGCGTCACCACCGACGGCGGTCGGAGTGGCTTCTTCAACCGTGGCGTTTTGAAAGAAGGCGACTTCTGCGGTGAGGAGCTGCTGACATGGGCTCTGGACCCCAAGTCCGGCGCCAATCTCCCATCCTCCACTCGCACTGTTCATGCCCTTACCGAGGTTGAAGCCTTCGCCTTGGAGGCGGAAGAGCTCAAGTTCGTGGCCAGTCAGTTCCGACGTCTGCACAGTCGGCAAGTCCAACACACGTTCAGATTCTACTCGCAGCAGTGGCGCACATGGGCGTCTTGTTTTATACAAGCGGCGTGGCGTCGGTATTTGAAGAGGAAGATAGCTGAGCTGCGGcggaaggaggaggaagaggaggatgcAGCGGCGGCTGCGGCGGCGTATGCGTCGACGAGGCTTGGGGCGACGATTTTGGCGTCGAGATTTGCAGCGAATGCGCTTAGAGGGCATCGGATGAGGAATTTGAGTGGGAGGACATTGATTAACTTGCAGAAGCCTGCAGAGCCTGATTTTTCTGTGTATAAAGGAGAGTAA
- the LOC111794032 gene encoding type IV inositol polyphosphate 5-phosphatase 7-like isoform X3, producing MERESHESKSSRFRKYWFTPAKHQRADPCCPNNEISDGDDYESETFLKDVLSQSVDMGSCKLTNELRIFVGTWNVAGRSPVGSLAVDLDDWLNLKDAADIYVLGFQEIVPLKTRTVVGAEDKSKATNWNLLIGKILNDKYGCPWLTPMMMNTVTGDEDYTRNPKKPISFAGDQTPIKFPARIPANQLFGGSRYVLLASKKMVGVFTSVWIRRDLLRKYYISNVKVCSVACGIMGYLGNKGSVSVSMSIEGTSFCFVAAHLASGEKRGDERRRNHQVSEIFRRTFFARTPKDDGYPNPNPPLTILGHNQIFWFGDLNYRLYLEDNFARQLIKKQDWKALQGFDQLRKEQEAGGVFQGWREGNIEFAPTYKYSSSNCNRYSGGPLRRTGEKQRTPAWCDRILWYGKGVRQLSYFRSESKFSDHRPVSAQFLAQIELLESTNPRVIALSKFLPSIPLSKQMVKGETNVEAKSTLAALMVKDREESSL from the exons ATGGAGAGGGAGAGCCATGAGTCCAAATCCAGTAGGTTCCGCAAGTACTGGTTCACTCCTGCAAAACACCAGAGAGCTGACCCATGTTGTCCTAACAATGAAATTTCAG ATGGAGATGATTATGAAAGTGAAACCTTTCTGAAGGATGTCCTCTCTCAGTCGGTCGATATGGGTTCATGCAAATTAACCAATGAATTAAG AATCTTTGTGGGTACTTGGAATGTAGCCGGAAGATCACCGGTCGGAAGCTTAGCCGTCGATTTAGACGATTGGCTCAACCTCAAAGATGCAGCAGATATATACGTTCTCGG ATTTCAAGAGATTGTACCATTGAAAACAAGGACAGTGGTCGGAGCAGAGGACAAATCCAAAGCAACGAACTGGAATTTACTGATCGGAAAAATTCTAAACGACAAATACGGATGTCCATGGCTGACGCCAATGATGATGAACACAGTCACCGGCGACGAGGACTACACAAGAAACCCCAAAAAACCGATAAGTTTCGCCGGAGATCAAACGCCGATCAAATTCCCAGCGAGAATTCCGGCGAACCAGCTTTTCGGCGGGAGCAGATATGTTTTGTTGGCAAGCAAGAAGATG GTGGGAGTGTTTACAAGCGTATGGATAAGGAGAGATTTGCTGAGGAAATATTACATTTCGAATGTCAAAGTTTGTTCAGTGGCCTGTGGAATAATGGGTTATTTGGGTAATAAAGGGTCAGTTTCAGTGAGTATGTCAATTGAAGGGACAAGTTTTTGCTTTGTGGCGGCACATTTGGCTTCCGGAGAGAAAAGGGGGGACGAGCGGCGGAGGAACCACCAGGTGTCGGAGATATTCCGGCGGACTTTTTTTGCCAGGACGCCTAAAGATGATGGgtatccaaatccaaatcctcCTCTCACCATCTTAGGACATAA TCAAATATTTTGGTTTGGGGATCTGAACTATAGGCTGTATTTAGAGGACAATTTTGCGAGGCAACTGATAAAGAAGCAAGACTGGAAAGCATTGCAAGGGTTTGATCAGCTACggaaagaacaagaagctGGTGGAGTGTTTCAGGGCTGGAGAGAAGGAAACATAGAGTTTGCACCTACTTACAAGTATTCTTCATCTAATTGCAATCGCTATTCAGGTGGTCCTCTAAGAAGAACAGGAGAGAAGCAAAGAACTCCAGCATG GTGTGACAGAATTCTATGGTATGGAAAAGGAGTGAGGCAACTCTCCTATTTCAGAAGTGAGAGTAAGTTTTCTGATCACAGGCCAGTCTCTGCCCAATTTTTAGCACAGATTGAGCTGCTGGAATCTACAAATCCAAGAGTTATTGCCCTCAGCAAGTTTCTTCCCTCCATACCGCTTTCCAAACAGATG GTGAAGGGGGAAACTAATGTAGAAGCAAAATCTACCTTGGCAGCATTGATGGTAAAGGATAGAGAAGAATCATCACTATGA
- the LOC111793176 gene encoding thaumatin-like protein — MEFPNRLPLFFIFFLSSIFLSFGQGSAHTVAFYFRNKCPFTLWPATAPNAGQPILADGGFTLLSGQTQRVVAPASWTGRFWGRTGCNFGPKSNNQQPACETGDCGGQLACKGLIGTPPATLVEVALQEDKSKPSFYDISLVDGFNLPISVNSKQPISPKCAIGSCEKNLNEICPDELKVLNGNRQVVACRSACLAFGLDPFCCRNEYGSPETCKPSLYSRMFKEACPSYYSFAFDSPPPLASCSAKEFVITFCPAGWGGGDAAARQE, encoded by the exons ATGGAGTTCCCAAATCGCTTGCctcttttcttcatcttcttcctctcttccattttcctttcctttg GGCAGGGCAGTGCGCACACGGTTGCGTTTTACTTTCGCAACAAATGCCCATTCACCTTATGGCCAGCGACGGCACCGAACGCCGGCCAGCCCATACTCGCCGACGGGGGGTTCACTCTCCTCTCCGGCCAAACACAGCGCGTAGTGGCGCCAGCATCCTGGACCGGCCGATTCTGGGGAAGAACCGGCTGCAACTTCGGCCCAAAGTCAAACAATCAACAACCCGCTTGCGAAACCGGCGACTGTGGGGGCCAACTCGCCTGCAAGGGGCTAATCGGAACACCACCAGCGACACTCGTCGAAGTTGCCCTCCAAGAAGACAAATCAAAGCCCAGTTTCTACGACATAAGCCTTGTTGACGGATTTAACCTCCCGATTTCAGTTAATTCGAAACAGCCCATTTCCCCCAAATGCGCCATTGGAAGCTGCGAGAAGAATCTTAACGAAATTTGCCCCGATGAATTGAAGGTTTTGAATGGGAACCGTCAAGTCGTGGCTTGTAGAAGCGCTTGTTTGGCCTTTGGATTAGACCCGTTCTGCTGCAGAAATGAGTACGGATCGCCGGAGACTTGTAAGCCGAGTCTGTATTCGAGGATGTTTAAGGAGGCTTGCCCGTCGTACTACAGCTTTGCCTTTGATTCGCCACCGCCGTTGGCCAGTTGCTCGGCTAAGGAATTTGTTATCACGTTCTGTCCGGCGGGTTGGGGCGGCGGCGATGCGGCGGCGAGACAAGAGTAG